One Comamonas odontotermitis genomic window, CGGTCACCACGCCAATGGTCTTGTCGTGGTCTTCCAGCACCGGACCCTGCTCGATATGGGTCTCGAAGTAGTAGCCAATGGGGTGATCGCCCGGCTCCTGCGGGCCGATGTAACCGATGCGCGCAAGCTCGTCCTTCACGCTCTTGCCTTCGGTGTCCTTCGCGGCATAGGCGTGCTCCAGCGTAAATGCCTTGGCAAAAACGCCCGAGCCCATCATCACCGGAACAAAGCGGGAGCCTTCTTCGTTCGTCCAGAATGCCACCTCGATCGGCGCTTCCGTCTCTATGCCGTGGTCGTTGAGCGTGCGCACCACCTCGATGCCTGCGAGCACGCCGTAGTTGCCGTCGAACTTGCCGCCCGTGGGCTGGGTGTCGATGTGGCTGCCCGTCATGATGGGCGGCAGGCTGTTGTTGCGGCCGGGGCGGCGCATGAAGCCATTGCCAATCTTGTCGATGGTAACGGTCATGCCTGCCTCCTTAGCCCAGCGCGTCACCAGGTCGCGGCCCTGGCGGTCAAGATCGGTCAGCGCCAGACGGCACACGCCCCCCTTGGCGGTAGCACCAATCTGGGCCAACTCCATCAGCGAATTCCAGAGCCGCTCTCCATTGACGCGCAACTGGCTGGTATCGGTCTTCACTTTCGTGTCCATGTTCGATCTCCTTGTTTCATTGCGCGCGAGCAACAGCCGTGGGCGCCATTTCCTGCGCGCGCTTTTGCACCGCCTGGAAGTTGGGGCCGAACGCCGGCCGCTTGAAATACTGGCCTGCATTCTTCTCGGCCCGCAGATCGCCGTTGGCATACACGACCTTGCCGCGGCTGATGGTGTGGCTGGGCAGGCCTGTCACCTGTCGGCCCTCAAAGATGTTGAAGTCGCCCTTGGAGTGCTGGGTCTTCACCGACAGCGTCTTGGTGGCTTTCGGGTCCCACAGCACCACATCTGCATCTGCGCCCGCGCCGATGAAGCCCTTGCGCGGATAGACGTTGAACAGTTTGGCCGTGTTGGCCGAGGTAATGGCGACGAATTCGCTGGGCGTGAGGCGCCCCGTATTCACGCCGGCATCCCACACCACAGCCATGCGCTCTTCGACGCCGCCGGTGCCGTTGGGCGTCTTGGCAAAGTTGTCTTTGCCAGCTGCCTTTTGTGCAGCGCAGAACGTGCAATGGTCCGTTGCCGTGGTGTGCAGGTGACCGGCCTGCAGGCCGCGCCACAGCGCCTCCTGGTGCTCCTTGGGGCGGAACGGAGGGCTCATCACATAAGCTGCGGCAGTGGCGTAATCGGGATGGCGGTACACGCTGTCATCAATCATCAGGTGACCGGCCAGCACTTCGCCATAGACGCGCTGACCGCGCGCACGGGCACGAGCAATGGCATCTGCCGCCTCGATGCAGCTCACATGCACCACATAGATGGGCACGCCCAGCACATCGGCAATCGCAATGGCGCGATTGGCAGCTTCGGCCTCGACCATGGGCGGGCGCGACAACGGATGGCCTTCGGGGCCGGTGATGCCCATGCGCGCCACTTCCTGCTGCAGCAGATAGACCAGTTCGCCGTTCTCGGCGTGCACGGTGGGCATTGCACCCAGCTCCAGCGCGCGCCGGAAGCTGTTGACCAGCGTTTCGTCGTCGCACATGATGGCGTTCTTGTAGGCCATGAAGTGCTTGAAGCTGTTGATGCCCTCATCGCGCACCAGCACCCCCATGTCCTCGCGCACCTGATCGCTCCACCAGGTCACGGCCACATGGAAGGAATAGTCGGATGCCGCTTTTTCCGCCCAGCCGCGCCACTTGCGGTAGGCATCCATCAGCGGCTCCTGCGGATCAGGAATCACGAAGTCGATGATGCTCGTGGTGCCACCGGCCAGGCCTGCGGCGGTACCAGTGAAGAAATCGTCGGCGGTGACCGTGCCCATGAAGGGCAACTGCATGTGCGTGTGCGGATCGATGCCGCCGGGCATCACGTACTGGCCGCTGGCGTCCAGGGTTTCGGCGCCGGCAGGCGCCTGCGCCGCAGCCCCCTCGCCCACTGCCACGATCTTGCCGTCTGCCAGCAGCACATCGGCACGCTCCTCACGGTCTGCGTTCACTACGGTGCCACCACGGATCAGAAGGGGGCGGCTGGCTGTGCTCATCATGTCTCTCCTTTGGGTTCAGGTCACAAAAATTCGTGCAGGGCTCCGCTCACGCCCGCCGCAGTGCGGCCTGAGAAGCCACCACATGGCTTGCCATGCCGATGCGGTACACCACGCCTGCAATGAAGAGGCCAATGAACCATGCATACGCATACAAGTCCTTGAAGATAGCCCCCACATTCGGGAAACTCGCAGGAAACGCTGCATTCAGAAAGCCTGGAATATTGGGCGCCACGCCACAGGCGAATGCGGCAACCGC contains:
- a CDS encoding Zn-dependent hydrolase → MDTKVKTDTSQLRVNGERLWNSLMELAQIGATAKGGVCRLALTDLDRQGRDLVTRWAKEAGMTVTIDKIGNGFMRRPGRNNSLPPIMTGSHIDTQPTGGKFDGNYGVLAGIEVVRTLNDHGIETEAPIEVAFWTNEEGSRFVPVMMGSGVFAKAFTLEHAYAAKDTEGKSVKDELARIGYIGPQEPGDHPIGYYFETHIEQGPVLEDHDKTIGVVTGVLGIRWYDCTVTGMEAHAGPTPMALRKDALQVATQVMQEVVACAHRHPPHGRGTVGMVHVHPNSRNVIPGEVKFSIDLRNATDADCEAMDQDIRAVADRISRETGLPIKIDLVSSYTAQPFNPDCIDAVRRGAQMLGYSHMDAVSGAGHDAVYMARLAPAGMIFIPCKDGISHNEIEDAKPEHITAGCNVLLHAMLERAGR
- the hydA gene encoding dihydropyrimidinase, with product MSTASRPLLIRGGTVVNADREERADVLLADGKIVAVGEGAAAQAPAGAETLDASGQYVMPGGIDPHTHMQLPFMGTVTADDFFTGTAAGLAGGTTSIIDFVIPDPQEPLMDAYRKWRGWAEKAASDYSFHVAVTWWSDQVREDMGVLVRDEGINSFKHFMAYKNAIMCDDETLVNSFRRALELGAMPTVHAENGELVYLLQQEVARMGITGPEGHPLSRPPMVEAEAANRAIAIADVLGVPIYVVHVSCIEAADAIARARARGQRVYGEVLAGHLMIDDSVYRHPDYATAAAYVMSPPFRPKEHQEALWRGLQAGHLHTTATDHCTFCAAQKAAGKDNFAKTPNGTGGVEERMAVVWDAGVNTGRLTPSEFVAITSANTAKLFNVYPRKGFIGAGADADVVLWDPKATKTLSVKTQHSKGDFNIFEGRQVTGLPSHTISRGKVVYANGDLRAEKNAGQYFKRPAFGPNFQAVQKRAQEMAPTAVARAQ